From a region of the Penaeus vannamei isolate JL-2024 chromosome 2, ASM4276789v1, whole genome shotgun sequence genome:
- the LOC138865822 gene encoding uncharacterized protein: MAASAPFDSDDANALKKMSPQDVEALLPASYSQLLGSGSYGCVYTVDYEGQTCVLKVPHCAGDSSLRREMELLQRIAGAGGAPVPLAFCPESHALLMSFCGKASLKQHLSRGARSGGFSLQHVLCLALRVTERLLELHRAGFVHCDLNCNNVTVKLDAARKLESVHIIDYGLSARIGERRPPRTKPEWYIQCYCDCTYNGSPILPLCDLPGLGTVF; this comes from the coding sequence ATGGCGGCCTCGGCCCCCTTCGACTCAGACGACGCAAACGCGCTGAAGAAGATGAGTCCGCAGGACGTGGAGGCGCTTCTGCCGGCGTCGTACTCACAACTGCTGGGCAGCGGCAGCTACGGCTGCGTGTATACCGTCGACTACGAAGGACAGACCTGCGTCCTGAAGGTCCCGCACTGCGCCGGCGACTCCAGcttgaggagagagatggaattaCTGCAGCGCATCGCCGGGGCCGGCGGAGCCCCCGTGCCCTTGGCCTTCTGCCCGGAGAGTCACGCACTCCTTATGTCCTTCTGCGGGAAGGCCAGCCTGAAGCAGCATTTGAGCCGAGGAGCGAGGTCTGGCGGCTTCTCGCTCCAGCATGTCCTATGCCTGGCCCTACGCGTGACGGAGCGTCTTCTGGAACTCCACCGGGCCGGCTTCGTCCACTGTGACCTCAACTGCAACAACGTGACGGTGAAGCTGGACGCCGCGCGGAAGCTGGAGTCCGTCCACATCATCGACTACGGCCTCAGCGCCCGCATCGGGGAGAGGCGGCCGCCCCGGACCAAGCCCGAGTGGTATATTCAGTGCTATTGCGACTGCACCTACAACGGCTCTCCGATATTGCCGTTGTGCGACCTGCCCGGCCTCGGCACCGTCTTCTAG